In Homo sapiens chromosome 11, GRCh38.p14 Primary Assembly, one DNA window encodes the following:
- the FAM89B gene encoding leucine repeat adapter protein 25 isoform 1 (isoform 1 is encoded by transcript variant 1) — protein MNGLPSAEAPGGAGCALAGLPPLPRGLSGLLNASGGSWRELERVYSQRSRIHDELSRAARAPDGPRHAAGAANAGPAAGPRRPVNLDSALAALRKEMVGLRQLDMSLLCQLWGLYESIQDYKHLCQDLSFCQDLSSSLHSDSSYPPDAGLSDDEEPPDASLPPDPPPLTVPQTHNARDQWLQDAFHISL, from the exons ATGAACGGGCTGCCCTCGGCAGAGGCGCCGGGCGGGGCGGGCTGCGCTTTGGCCGGGCTCCCACCGCTGCCGCGCGGCCTCAGCGGCCTCCTTAATGCGAGCGGGGGCTCGTGGCGGGAGCTGGAGCGCGTCTACAGCCAGCGCAGCCGCATCCACGACGAGCTGAGCCGCGCCGCCCGCGCCCCGGACGGGCCCCGCCACGCCGCCGGCGCCGCCAACGCGGGACCCGCAGCCGGCCCGCGTCGTCCTGTCAACCTCGACTCAGCGCTGGCCGCGCTGCGCAAGGAGATG GTGGGGCTGCGGCAGTTGGACATGTCCTTGTTGTGCCAGCTGTGGGGCCTGTACGAGTCAATCCAGGACTACAAACACCTGTGCCAAGACCTGAGCTTCTGCCAGGACCTGTCATCCTCCCTCCATTCGGACAGCTCCTACCCACCGGATGCGGGCCTGTCTGACGACGAGGAGCCTCCCGATGCCAGCCTGCCTCCTGACCCGCCACCCCTTACTGTGCCCCAGACGCACAATGCCCGTGACCAGTGGCTGCAGGATGCCTTCCACATCAGCCTCTGA
- the FAM89B gene encoding leucine repeat adapter protein 25 isoform 3 (isoform 3 is encoded by transcript variant 3), which produces MNGLPSAEAPGGAGCALAGLPPLPRGLSGLLNASGGSWRELERVYSQRSRIHDELSRAARAPDGPRHAAGAANAGPAAGPRRPVNLDSALAALRKEMLSAGGAAAVGHVLVVPAVGPVRVNPGLQTPVPRPELLPGPVILPPFGQLLPTGCGPV; this is translated from the exons ATGAACGGGCTGCCCTCGGCAGAGGCGCCGGGCGGGGCGGGCTGCGCTTTGGCCGGGCTCCCACCGCTGCCGCGCGGCCTCAGCGGCCTCCTTAATGCGAGCGGGGGCTCGTGGCGGGAGCTGGAGCGCGTCTACAGCCAGCGCAGCCGCATCCACGACGAGCTGAGCCGCGCCGCCCGCGCCCCGGACGGGCCCCGCCACGCCGCCGGCGCCGCCAACGCGGGACCCGCAGCCGGCCCGCGTCGTCCTGTCAACCTCGACTCAGCGCTGGCCGCGCTGCGCAAGGAGATG TTGTCTGCAGGTGGGGCTGCGGCAGTTGGACATGTCCTTGTTGTGCCAGCTGTGGGGCCTGTACGAGTCAATCCAGGACTACAAACACCTGTGCCAAGACCTGAGCTTCTGCCAGGACCTGTCATCCTCCCTCCATTCGGACAGCTCCTACCCACCGGATGCGGGCCTGTCTGA
- the FAM89B gene encoding leucine repeat adapter protein 25 isoform 2 (isoform 2 is encoded by transcript variant 2): MNGLPSAEAPGGAGCALAGLPPLPRGLSGLLNASGGSWRELERVYSQRSRIHDELSRAARAPDGPRHAAGAANAGPAAGPRRPVNLDSALAALRKEMLWGLYESIQDYKHLCQDLSFCQDLSSSLHSDSSYPPDAGLSDDEEPPDASLPPDPPPLTVPQTHNARDQWLQDAFHISL; this comes from the exons ATGAACGGGCTGCCCTCGGCAGAGGCGCCGGGCGGGGCGGGCTGCGCTTTGGCCGGGCTCCCACCGCTGCCGCGCGGCCTCAGCGGCCTCCTTAATGCGAGCGGGGGCTCGTGGCGGGAGCTGGAGCGCGTCTACAGCCAGCGCAGCCGCATCCACGACGAGCTGAGCCGCGCCGCCCGCGCCCCGGACGGGCCCCGCCACGCCGCCGGCGCCGCCAACGCGGGACCCGCAGCCGGCCCGCGTCGTCCTGTCAACCTCGACTCAGCGCTGGCCGCGCTGCGCAAGGAGATG CTGTGGGGCCTGTACGAGTCAATCCAGGACTACAAACACCTGTGCCAAGACCTGAGCTTCTGCCAGGACCTGTCATCCTCCCTCCATTCGGACAGCTCCTACCCACCGGATGCGGGCCTGTCTGACGACGAGGAGCCTCCCGATGCCAGCCTGCCTCCTGACCCGCCACCCCTTACTGTGCCCCAGACGCACAATGCCCGTGACCAGTGGCTGCAGGATGCCTTCCACATCAGCCTCTGA